A segment of the Dama dama isolate Ldn47 unplaced genomic scaffold, ASM3311817v1 ptg000096l, whole genome shotgun sequence genome:
catgaaacggtgttcaaaaacatgaagagcctgaaaaatgtgaaaaatatgaagagcttcaaaacgtgtcaaaaatatgaggagcataaaacggtctgaaaaacgggaggagcatgaaaccttgttcaaaaacctgaagagcctgaaaagatttgaaaaatatgaagagtttcaaaaggtgtgaaatacatgagaagcatgaaacggtgtgaaaaatggaggagcatgaagcggtgttgaaatacatgaagagcctgaaaaggtgtgaaaaatatgaagagcttcaaaggtgtcaaaattatgaggagcatgaaagggtctgaaaaataggaggagcatgcagcggggttgaaaaacatgaagagcctgagaacgtgtgaaaaatatgaagagcttcaaaaggtatgaaatatacgaagagctccaaaaggtgtcaaaaaagagatgagcatgaaacggtctaaaaaataggaggagcatgaagttgtgtccaaaaaaatgaacggactgaaaaggtgtgaaatatatgaagatttcaaaatgtgtcaacaatatgagaagcatgaaacggtctgaaatataggaggagcaagaagtgatgttgaaaaacatgaagagccttaaaaagtgtgaaaaatatgaagggcttcaaaaggtgtcaaaaaagagatgagcatgaaacggtctgacaaataggaggagcatgatacagcgttgaaaaacataaagagcctgaaaaggtgtgaaaaatatgaagagcttcaaaaggtgtcaaaaatatgacgagcattaaatggtatgaaaaataggaggagcatgtaacggtgttcaaaaacatgaagagcctgaaaggtatgaaacatatgcagagcttcaaaacgtctcaaaaacatgaggagcatgaaacggtctgaaaaataggaggagcatgaaacggtgttgaaaaacatgaagagcctgaaaaggtgtgaaaaatatgaagagcatgaaaatgtgtgaaaaatatgaggagaatgaaactgtgttcaaaaacatgaaaatcctgaaaaggtgtgaaaaatatgaagagcttcaaaatgtctcaaaaacatgaggagcatgaaacagtctgaaaatagaaggggcctgaagcggtgttcaaaaacatgaagagcctgaaaaggtgtgaataatatgaagagcttcaaaaagtgtcaaaatatgaggagcatgatacggtctaaaaataggaggagcatgaagccgtgttgaaaaatatgacgagcctgaaaaggtgtgaaaaaatatgaagagcttcaaatggtgtcaaaaatttgaagagcatgaaacggactgaaaaagaggaggagcaagaagcggttttgaaaaacatgaagagcgtgtaaaggtgcgaaatatatgaagagcttcaaaaggtgtcaaaaatatgaggagcatgaaacggtctgaaatataggaggagcatgaaacggtgttcaaacacatgaagggcctgaaaagctttgaaaaatatgaagagcttcaaaaggtgtgaaaaaaacgaggagcatgaaacggtgttcaaaaacaggaagagcctgaaaaggtgtgaaaagtatgaagagattcaaagggtgtcaaaaatatgaggagtatgaaacggtctgaaaaataggaggagcatgaaacggtgttcaaaaacatgaagagcctgaaaaggtgtgaaaaatatgaagagcttcaaaaggtgtcaaaaatatgaggaacatgaaacggtgttcaaaaacatgaagagcctgaaaaggtgtgaaaagtatgaagagattcaaagggtgtcaaaaatatgaggagtatgaaacggtctgaaaaataggaggagcatgaaacggtgttcaaaaacatcaagagcctgaaaaggtgtgaaaagtatgaagagattcaaaaggtgtcaaagatatgaggagcatgaaacggtcagaaaaataggaggagaatgaaacggtgttcaaaaacatgaagagtctgaaaaggtgtgaaaaatatgaacagcttcaaaaggtgtgaaatacatgaggtgcatgaaacggtctgaaaaataggaggagcatgaagtgatgttcaaaaacatgaagagcctgaaaaggtgtgaaaaatatgaggagcatgaaaccttctgaaaaatacgaggagcatggaatggtgttcaaaaacatgaagagcctgaaaatgtgtgaaaaatatgaagagcttcaaaaggtgtgcaaaatatgaagagcttcaagaggtgtaaaaaatgagatgaccatgaaatggtctgcaaaataagaggagcatgaaacggtctgaaaaatgggaggagcatgaaacggtcttaaaaataggaggggcatgaagcagtgttcaaaaacatggagagcctgaaaaggtgtgaaaaataggaggagcatgaaacggtctcaaaaataggaggagcatgaagtggtgttcaaaaacatggagagcctgaaaacgtgtgaaaaatatgaagagattcaaacggtgtcaaaaataagaggagcatgaaacggtctgaaaaataggaggagcatgaaggagtgttgaaaaacatgaagagcctgaaaaggtgtgaaaaatatgaagagcttcaaaagttgtgaaaaatatgaagagcttcaaaaggtgtaaaaaatgagatgagcatgaaacggtctgtaaaataggaggagcatgaagtggtgtcagaaacttgaagagcctgaaaaggtgtgaaaaatatgaaaagcttcaaaaggtgtgaaaaatatgaggagcatgaaacggtgaaaaataggaggagcataaagtgatgttcaaaatcatgaagagccagaaaaggtgtcaaaaatatgaagagctttaaaaggtgtcaaaaatatgaagagcatgaaacgttctgaaaaaatagtagcatgaaacggtgttcaaaaacatgaagagcttggaaaggtgtgaaaaatatgaagagcatcaaaacgtctcaaaattatgaggagcatgaaacggtctgaaaaataggaggagcatgaagcagtattaaaaacatgaagagcctgaaaacctgtggaaaatattaagagcttcaaaaggtgtgaaaaataggaagagcttcaaaagctgtgaaaaatgaaaggagcatgaaaaggtctgaaaaataggaggagcatgaagaggtgttccaaaacatgaagagcctgaaaagatttgaaatatatgaagagcttcaaaatgtgtcaaaattataaggagcatgaaatgttctgaaaaatagaggagcatgaagcggtgttgaaacacatgaagagcctgaaaaggtgtgaaaaatatgaagagcttcaaaaggtgtcaaaaatatgaggagcatgaaacggtctgaaaataggaggagcatgaagcagtgttgaaaaacatgaagagcctgcaaaggtgtcaaaaatatgaagagcttcaaaaggagtgaaaaatatgaagagcttcaaaaggtgtcaaaaatgagatgagcatgaaacggtctgaaaaataggaggagcatgaagtggtgttgaaaatcatgaagagcctgaaaaggtgtgaaatatatgaagagcttcaaaagttgtcaaaaatatgaggagaatgaaacagtctgaaaattggaggagcatgaagccgtgttgaaaaacatgaagagcctgaaaagtgtgaaaaatacgaagattttcaaaaggtgtcaaaaatatgaggagcatgaaacactctgagaaataggaaaatcatgaagcggtgttgacaaacatgaagagcctgaaaaggtgtgaaaaatatgaagagcttcaaaagatgtcaaaatatgaggagcatgaaacggtctgaaaaatatgaggagcatgaagcggtgttgaaaaacatgaagagcctgaaaaggtgtgaaaaatatgaagagcttaaaaggtgtcaaaaatatgagcagcatgaaacggtctgaaaaataggaggagcatgaagcggtcgtcaaaaacatgaagagcttgaaaaggtttgaaaagtataaagagcttcaaaaagtgtcaaaaatatgaggagcatgaaacggtctgaaaaataggaggagaatgaagcggtgttggaaaacatgaagatcctgaaaaggtgtgtgtaatatgaagagcttcaaaaggtgtcaaaaatatgaggagcatgaaacggtctgaaaaataggaggagcatgaaatggttttgaagaagatgaagagcttgaaaaggtgtgaaatatatgaagagcttcaaaaggtgtcaaaaatatgaggagcatgaaacagtcagaaaaataggaggagcatgaagcagtcgtcaaaaaacatgaagagcctgaaaaggtgtgaaaaatttgagggattcaaaaggtgtcaaaaatatgaaaagcttgaagcttctgaaagataggaggagcatgaagcggtcctcaaaaacatgaagagcgtgaaaaggtgtgaaaaatatgaagagcttcaaggtctcaaaaatatgaggagcatgaaacggtctgtaaaatcggaggagcatgaatcggtgttgaaaaacatgaagatcctgaaaaggtgtgaaaaatatgaagagctgcaaaaagtgtcagaaatatgaggagcatgaaagggtctgaaatacaggagaagcatgaagcggtggtcaaaaagatgaagagcctgaaaaggtgtgaaaaatatgaagggcttaaaaggtgtgaaaaatatgaggagcatgaaaagttctgaaaaataggaggcacatgaaaaggtggtcaaaaacatgaagagcctgaaaaggtgtgaaaaatatgaagagcttcaaaaggtgtcaaaaatattaggagcaggaaacggtctgaaaaataggaagagcatgaagcggtggtcaaaaacaagaaaggaatgaaaatttgtgaaaaatatgaagagcttcaaaaggtttaaaaaatatgaagaacttcaaaaggtgtcaaaaattaaatgagcatgaaacggtctgaaaaataggaggtgcatgaagcggtgttgaaaatcatgaagagcctgaaaaggtgtgaaaaatatgaagagcttcaaaagatgtacaaaatgagatatgcatgaaacgggctgaaaaatcggaggagcatgacgtggtgttgaaaaacatgaagagcctgaaaatgtgtgaaatatatgaacagcttccaaatgtgtcaaatatatgaggagcatgaaacggtctgaaaaatagcaggagcatgaagcgatgttgaaaaacatgaagagcctgaaaatgtgtgaaaaatatgaagaacttcaaaaggtgtcaaaaatatgaggagcatggaacggtctgaaaagttggaggagcatgaagtcgttgtgaaaaacatgaagaacctgaaaaggtgtgcaaaatatgaagagcttcaaaaggtgtgaaattcatgaggagatgaaacggtctgaaaaatagaaggggcatgaagcggtgttcaaacacatgcagagactgaaaaggtgccaaaagtatgaagagcttcaaaggtgtcaaaaatatgaagagcttcaaaaggtgtcaataatgagatgagaatgaaacggtctgaaaaataggaggagcatgaagtggtgttgaaaaaaatgaagagcctgagaagttgtgaaaaatatgaagagtttcaaaagacgtgaaaaatatgaagagcttcaaaagatataaaaaatgagatgagcatgaaacggtctgaaaaataagaggagcatgaagcggtgttgaaaaacatgaagagtctgaaaaggtgtgagaaatatgaagagcttcaacaggtgtcaaaattattaggagcatgaaagggtctgcaaaaaaggagaagcatgaagtggtgttgaaaaacatgaagagcctgaaaaggtgtgaaaaatatgaagagcttcaaaaggtgtgaaaaatatgaggagcttgaaacgttctgaaaaataggaggatcaagaaacggtgttcaaaaacatgaagaggctgaaatggtgtgaaaaatatgaagagctttaaaaggtgtcaaaatatgaggagcatgaaacgttctgaaaaataggaggatcaagaaacggtgttcaaaaacatgaagaggctgaaatggtgtgaaaaatatgaagagcctcaaaaaatgtcaaacatataaggagtatgaaatggtctcaaaaataggaggagcatgaagcggtcttgaaaaccatgaagagcctgaaaccgtgagaaaaataagaagagcttcaaaaatgtgaaaaatatgaagagcttcaaaaggtatgaaaaatatgaagagcttcaaaagttgtcaaaaattagatgagcatgaaacggtctgaaaaataggaggtgcatgaagctgtgttgaaaatcatgaagagcctgaaaaggtgtgaaaaatatgaagagcttcaaaagctgtgaaaaatatgaagagcttcaaaaggtgtcaaaaatatgaggagcatgaaatggacggaaaaataggaggagcatgaaacggtgtggaaaaacatgaagagcctgaaaatgtgtgaaaaatatgtagagcttcaaaaggtgtgaaaaataagaagagcttcaaaagatgtaaaaaatgagatgtgcatgaaacagactgaaaaatcggaggagcatgaagtggtgttgaaaaacatgaagagcctgaaaatgtgtgaaatatatgaacagcttcaaaatgtgtcaaatatatgaggagcatgaaacggactgcaaaatagcaggagcatgaagcggtgttgaaaaacatgaagagcctgaaaaggtgtgaaaaatatgaagagcttcaaaaggtgtgaaaaatatgaacagcttcagagcaCCGGAAGCCGCTCCCCTGAGAGGCTGCGGACCCAGAGCGGCGGCCGCCGGTCCAGGCGCCATGGCTGCGGAGCGGACCTGGCCGCTGGGAGGCTCTGGCGGCCCGAGCGCGCCTAGTTGGTGTGAGCCCGGCGCGAGGTCCCGTGCCCTGGGGCGCTCGCTCAGGTAAATTTTTCCATAACCTTATGGAGAGAAAGGACTTTGAGACATGGCTTGATAACATTTCTgttacatttctttctctgacggacttgcagaaaaatgaaactcTGGATCACCTGATTAGTCTGAGTGGGGCAGTCCAGCTCAGACACCTCTCCAATAACCTGGAGACTCTGCTCAATCGGGACTTCCTCACACTCCTTCCCCTGGAGctcagtttttatttgttaaaatggcTCGACCCTCAGACTTTACTCACGTGCTGCCTCGTCTCTAAACAGTGGAATAAGGTGATAAGTGCCTGTACAGAGGTGTGGCAGACCGCCTGTAAAAATTTGGGCTGGCAGATAGATGATTCTGTTCAGGACGCTTTGCACTGGAAGAAGGTTTATTTGAAGGCTATTTTGAGAATGAAgcaactggaggaccatgaagcctttGAGACCTCATCTTTAATTGGACACAGTGCCAGAGTGTATGCACTTTACTACAAAGATGGACTTCTGTGTACAGGGTCAGATGACTTGTCTGCAAAACTGTGGGATGTGAGCACAGGGCAGTGTGTTTATGGCATCCAGACGCACACTTGTGCTGCGGTGAAGTTTGATGAGCAGAAGCTTGTGACAGGCTCCTTTGACAACACCGTGGCCTGCTGGGAATGGAGCTCCGGAGCCAGGACCCAGCACTTCCGGGGGCACACGGGGGCGGTGTTTAGTGTTGACTACAACGACGAACTGGACGTCTTGGTGAGTGGCTCTGCAGACTTCACCGTGAAAGTATGGGCTTTATCTGCTGGGACATGCCTGAACACTCTCACCGGGCACACAGAATGGGTCACCAAGGTGGTCTTGCAGaagtgcaaagtcaagtctctCTTGCACAGCCCTGGAGACTACATCCTCTTAAGTGCAGACAAATATGAGATCAAGATTTGGCCAATTGGGAGAGAAATTAACTGTAAGTGCTTAAAGACGTTGTCTGTCTCTGAGGAtagaagtatctgcctgcagccaAGACTTCATTTTGATGGCAAATACATTGTCTGTAGTTCGGCACTGGGCCTCTACCAGTGGGACTTTGCCAGTTATGATATTCTCAGGGTCATCAAGACTCCGGAGATAGCAAACCTGGCCTTGCTTGGCTTTGGAGACATCTTTGCCCTGCTGTTTGACAACCGCTACCTGTATATCCTGGACTtgtggacagagagcctgattaGCCGCTGGCCTCTCCCCGAGTATAGGA
Coding sequences within it:
- the LOC133053690 gene encoding F-box/WD repeat-containing protein 2-like gives rise to the protein MERKDFETWLDNISVTFLSLTDLQKNETLDHLISLSGAVQLRHLSNNLETLLNRDFLTLLPLELSFYLLKWLDPQTLLTCCLVSKQWNKVISACTEVWQTACKNLGWQIDDSVQDALHWKKVYLKAILRMKQLEDHEAFETSSLIGHSARVYALYYKDGLLCTGSDDLSAKLWDVSTGQCVYGIQTHTCAAVKFDEQKLVTGSFDNTVACWEWSSGARTQHFRGHTGAVFSVDYNDELDVLVSGSADFTVKVWALSAGTCLNTLTGHTEWVTKVVLQKCKVKSLLHSPGDYILLSADKYEIKIWPIGREINCKCLKTLSVSEDRSICLQPRLHFDGKYIVCSSALGLYQWDFASYDILRVIKTPEIANLALLGFGDIFALLFDNRYLYILDLWTESLISRWPLPEYRKSKRGSSFLEGEASWLNGLDGHNDTGLVFATSMPDHSIHLVLWKQHG